The sequence GTCCCTGCTGCACAGGCCCACCTCTCTAGCCGGGAAAGAGTGGAACCCCTAAAGCCTGGTGAGAATTAGCTCCCAGTACCCCTGCTGTTGGGCCGAGATTGGTCAGGGTTTCAGGATCTCCCTACCCCCTGATGCCTGACCAAAGACCGCCTTTAGCACAGGCAGTGGCCACTGGAAGTACTAGGTTCTCCTGTTTGGCCTGCATGGGACCATATATACACTGGTAACAATGGAAGCATGGATacagtgtttatatgtgtgGTGCTGGAAACATAGATGTATattaaatgagtgtgtatgtgtgtgtgtgtgtgtgtgtgttggttcagttcagttctgggtgttgaggagcctgatgcctttaggaaagaaactgttacacagtatGATTGTGAGGCCCTGAATGCTATGGCATTGTCCATGGAGCAGTTTggatgatacgcaaactgcaagggatCTACTGAAGGTGGCAGCCAGGTCTTGATGTGctttttggtgtgtgtgcaaTAGGACAGTAGTCACTGATGCAGGACTCTGTAGACTTCTACAGCAAAGAGACAATGGAGGTGGACTTTAGGCATGTGGGAATAACAGTGCTGCTCAGGGATACagtatgttgatgatgatgtgtgttgatGAGATGTAGGTGAAGACAtccgctagctgttctgcacattccctgagcactctgccaagAATTCTGTGTAGAACAGCTGATTTCCTTGGGTTAACTGTGCATTCTCCTCACATCAGCCATGGCACATTTGGCAGGGATACGTGACTTTCACAGGCACGTGAAGGTGTCCTGTATTTATTGATTGCCTGAATGACCTGCCTGTTGCTgctgtcacagaaatgacacagcttagtggttaacgtgttggactactgatcagaaggttgtgaattctGATCctaggtccatcaagctgccactgctgggcccttgagcaaggcccttaaccctcagttgcttagttgtataaaatgtcagTCTGGTTAaggctgtctgccaaatgtcacaAAATGTaagtggctgtggattctctgggcatgtgGACAGTTTGGATTTTGCTGTTTTTAGGGCCATcttgtcccctgctctgaaggtgAAGACCCTGCATTTCAGCAGAGCATGCACCGTTGcagtcatccatggcttctggttggagcatgtGGTAATGGTCTTGGAGACATTCACATGTTTGATGCACCTGCTGATGTAGCTGGTTACTGATGCCATACAAGTCAAGTGTGCTCAAAAATATTATTGAAGGGTAGAGATGGCTCCTGTTGGCCAAGTTTTCACCTGTGTACTCTGTGTATGCTGGAATTAGCATAACAGAattgtggtctgagtagcctaGTTGCGGGCGGGGCCTTGCATGGTACACAATTgggatgtttgtgtaaacaagattcagtgtgtgtgccCCTCTTgttgcaaagtccacatgctgatggaatttagggagcaccgATTTGAAATTTGCATGGCGATAATAACAATTAtacaattataattataatataattataatgagaTTTTTATGTTAACAATTCATGCTGTGTCCTCATTCTTATCCCTATGATCTTTTTATCTTTTCACAAAGCAAATGATGACTGGAACTAAGATTTCAAGCAGTCTTGCTGTCATCCCAATGAAGGGAGCCAGAAATGCTGAAAAagatatcatcatcatcaagctttttaaacattaaactttAAAAGATTCAAAACAGAAcaagtttattttaatataccTTTCACAGTTATGAACTGGGCTGTAGCAGTAGTGGAAGTAAAGGTGCAGGAGGTAGTGGAAGAAGCCAGCTGAGTGATTAACAGTTCAGTGATATTCAGTACAGCAAATGATGGAACACCGTGAAAATGATTCATTGTATTTCTTACAGGTTCCGACCACCATCATGATTATCGTCATCGGCCAAAATCTTGAAATCTATGACCCATATTATTTACTAATCTAGACAATCCACAAAACTGGTAcacctctgcatcattcagATCCCAGTTTTCATCaaacactgttccccactggcCACCGTACAGTACCTCCACTCTACCAGAGCAGGAGTCATTAAACACCAGCGTGTAGTTTGTAACATGTAACTTGGCTTTCAAGCAGTTGAATGGTCCTGAATCCTTGAAGTTGTTAAGACAGTCCTTGCTAATGTtaactgtaatcacacactatgatTCCTGGGCTAAGCTTTGTGCACGTGAGAGAATGGAGGCAGGATGAAGGAGATAAAATAAtcattcaaatgtttttaaactcACTTATTTTACTCTTAAAGATCTAATATCATAATAccaataatattataataataataaagagtaaTCAAATTGATTCAAATGAAAAACACACTTATTCTAAGCTCTAAGAACACTGTTTATGAATTGAGATGTCCTGCCCTGAGGTAGGCTGGCTAGACCTTGATGTCCAGGGGAGAGGGTGCTGTGGCAGATGTGATGCTGGTGGTCAAGGGGCTGGGAATGACTGGCATTAAACAGATGACATAGAATGTCAGCTACGATACTATTTGCAACTATGACGAGGTAGATCCAGTTTGTAGGTGACTTCATTCATCTGTTTGAAAATTTTAAACAGGCAACTATACCTTGGAGTGAGGTTTTACAATTGTGGGACTGTCTCATGTCCCTAGTGGCAAGCCAGACTCAATCTctaggctgagagagagagtgtttgttgAACTGCTGTTCTGCACTCACTTTGTCAGGTGGACTGTTCTAGTTGCTGGTGTCTGTCCACCCAGACTTGTTTGTTATTGTGAAATCAGATAACCACAGCTTTGGTCATCAGCAGACCAACATGTCAGAAGACCAAGCATTCTTGCAACTCAAAGCTTTCACCACTGTTTCCATATTAAAACCTCAAGCAAATCATAGTGAAGGTAGATGCATCAGGAAAGGGGTGTTGGGGCAATCCTCTCACAGGGCCAGGAGAATGGCATCAGTGGCTGGAAGGAGCTATTCACAATTTACAAGGATCACAAGAATTATATCAAGTCAGTTAAGAGAATAAAACAACACACtgcgtcatggctgatgctatgggaatgcttccatgtggaagttgtgtctgaagctctgtgtgaaatcacaccAATTTATTGGTtcgggtaggtcatgtgacgaGGTGGAGTctgccagcaagaccataaaagagcatctatgtcacattactacagcttctacttgtctgaaggaagcacGAGTGGACACCTCGGGTGTGGCTAGTGACACAGCATAACCTGATGTAGTTCCCTTTCAAGGGAACTCAACGCTGCGTTATGGCTGACTCTATGGGATAGGCAATACCAGCGCTGCCACACGCCAGGAAATGTCTCAGAGGTCATAAAAGAGCACAAACGAGCCAGGGGCAGAGCATCATTAGCCTTGTAAGACACACAAGACAtaggagtggggtccaggtccagATTATAGAACTTGATAAAGGTGTGCGAAGAGGACCAACCTGCCGCAGCACAAACATCCTGGGGGAAACGCAACTATCCAGGGTGATGTGATACACCTAGTGGAGCGAGCTGTAATCCCTAGAGGTGAAGCCCCAAAGCACACCTCATAGCTCTAGGGGATAGCTACCACTACCCAGCACAAGGTGCTGCTTGGAGACCGGATTGCTTTTGTTGTGGCCGCCAAAGCAGATGAAAAGGGATTTTGCCTTGCACTTGAGCAACAGGCATAAGTCCTAAGAACCTGAACTGGGCACAGCAGGTGCAGGCTGTCCTTCTCTGCCAACCCATGGGGCGGAGGacagaaggcctgcagaaagGCCGGATGACCAGCTTATTGCAGAGCCGTTTCCATTGTCAGAAACTCCACAGAGGATGACTCTTAGACCACTTAGAGGCTCCTGTAGGGACACAGTCTACAGAAAAGCCTCAACCATCTGTCAAAGGTGTATATATTTCAAGTTGGAACTATTCTGGTTAGAGAAACATATTAGAGTCTCCAGAATATCCACTCTTCTTGTTACTTCCGTTCATCTCGTCTTTTACTAACCTACagagatgaaaagaaaatagCAAACCACCATGTCTTTCTTTGTGACCAGTAGGTGTGTCTACATTTAGTTGTGTGTCTACACTTTAATGTTCAGGCATGAAAAATTGCTCACAGTCATTTTAGTGATAAAATCTCTACATATACATGTAACCCTCTAGTTACCAGGATATTGAGCTACTTCAGTTATGAAGTaacagtgttgtataaagtacccaaaagccatatttgagtaaaagtacaggtattttgttagaaaatgactcgaGTAAAAGTTagtcaaccattataattctacttgagtgaaggtcttaaagtatctgaaataaactgtacttaagtatcaaaagtagtattttcatgaatgtattcaagtatggaaagtaaaaatagaagtaaattaataaaaaaaagcaagactgtaataatttggagaattatgaattttattctgtattgctttctttcttaaacttctcaataagtgcaccaccaaaaaaataagacttttgacctttcgtccacatgctaatgcagtttgaggtcgtTGAAAATGGAGCTTTTGGAAAATTCCTTCCAAGTGACGATTTTCCAAAACTCACCATTTTCAGTAgtgttgtgtggacagggtAAACGGAGATTTTCACGAATTGACATCATTGTCTGTGCgccggtctccttgatttgacgtcagctttgtttatgaagatattttgtgcaatagcagacttatgtaaactactgactgtgttaacgttGACTTTTAACATGCGTGCACATACACGTGCAGTTACTCACACAAATTTGGACACTGGTTTTAAAGTAGTAAGTAACGAAAATTCCgaacagaaaataaaagtaaaagtatttAATTTGTTACAAAAAAGTAGTGAAGTCAAAGTAAACGttgatagaaatataaaaactcaagtaaagtacaaaaactctcaaaaaatacttaagtactgtaacGAAGCAATTTTACTTTGTTACTTTACACCACTGATTATGAATATATGGAAACCTGGGTGCCCAGCTTTTGATGGTGAACTGGCTGGATTTTACTCCAATACCACTACCCCTAGTGGAAAACCATACGGATAACGGTGCCTCcattaaaatttgttttaataaacGTTAATCTTTCCTCCTAGTCCCATGCATTCTGTACACTTCCAAAATACCAATAATCAAATTCAAACAGCAGAAAGACTTTTAAAGATTAACACACATGGAATTTATAAAAATTAAGCAAAAATGGATGAAATGTTAAAGTTCTGATAAAAGTTCACTAAATTCTAATTAAGTCTAAATGTTACACCATTCACTGAAGTAtcaaaatcaaatatgcagtAAATGTTGCCACAAAACAAGACACTGTAAAGAATTCTACATTATACTAGAAAGAACCCataaaccaaataaacaaatattaataacTGCTCAAAAAAAGAATCAATCACACTCGAAACAATGAATGAGGTCAATCCACGTAGATGTGGGAATAGCTTTCACCTTGAAAAGCAGTTTATCTCTCAGGTTAGGGTACAGAACATGACAGACATGTCGTTGCTTGTGACCCTGCACAATAATGGAGCCCCTGACCATAGCCAGTTCTGTTCAcaactctgttactgttacaggtttttatgatgtttaaaaaaaaaaacaagattaatAATGTCACCTAATGTCatgtttttcccctttaatGTGACATATTCTACCTAACAAAAGTAAAGTGAGTaacaaatagaaatgttttagggaaaaaaagattaaacTTAGAATAACTTGTTTGCATAAGTATATACACAACTTAACTAATAAGTCTGGCTAAGAGTCTAACAATTTTGCACCTCTTAACTTAGCACTTTGGTTTAGATTCTGGCTAAAATTGTTTGTTCATTGCCTCACCTTTGCCTGAATCCTGACTTTCCGCTGGAATTATGTCTGGTTTTGTTTGCTgcctttttaataaacattgaGCACCTACACTTGtgtctgtatctgcatcactTCATGGAAAATATATGGGATTTTGGATAACCAATTAGTtctccacactactctacactacagccTCATAGTCATTGTCCATGTCACTTCCTTGTTCCACAGCATCAACATTAATATAGTCATCATCCGCATCACTTCTTTCTTCATCAGCCTTGACATTAATATAGTCATCATCCGCATCACTTCTTTCTTCATCAGCCTTGACATTAATATAGTCATCATCCGCATCACTTCTTTCTTCATCAGCCTCGACATAAATGTAGTCATGATCTGAGTCCTCCGATTCATCCAGCTGGTAGGAAAAGATTTCCACGTTTTTATAAGCACCTTCTTCATCTGTTTCAATCTCATATGTGTTTTTGGCACCTACAAATTGTTAAtgacaaaatacacacaagatTACAAATCATTTTTCTAGATCAAAATTACATTTCCACAAAAATAAttcaagtaataaataaaactctgtTCTGcagttacagaaaaaaaaaatcaacaatgtTGATTACATCCTAAttgtttttagtatttttatgcCTCAAAAATTGCAATGAATCAATTTTTTATAGattaaaaaactaaatatatgttttattcatttatacagtaattacttctggcactggagactccatccagAAACACTAAAGAAACTTGCGCTAGCATAATGCCCTTTCACCATGTCACTAATGCAACATTATGTGGACTTCTCCCATCTATAAGTCTCAGTTTAGGTTGttgctaaaaaatatatatcatatactACAGTcagacagaaaatgaatcagatttCAACATCCCTGTGGATTACAACATAATTATTTTGGTTCCAAATTCAAATGGATGTATTTTTAATATAGTTAAAAATTTTTTACAACTCACGCTGTGAATCATTCTTTTTGTCCCTTTGAGATTTCCATCTTTTCTGTATCTTCATGAAGCAAATACTGACTGAAAGTAAGATGAGAAGCAGTCCTGCTGTCACTAAAATACCAATGTTGGGAGTCAGAGATGCTGAAAGAGAAATCATCAAGTTTTTCAAATACTAAACTACAGAACACAAACAACAGACAATTAACATGAATCTTACTGAAGATTAAAGAAATGTACAACAGTAGACCGCGATTAGAACTGCAATTACTATGCAGTACTGGTAGTAAATGTCCAGAAAATGTCACTTACCCACAGTGATGGTAAAAGAGTTGCTCCTGAATGATGTGGAGTCACTTTCCCTGTAGGAGTAGTCGTAGGTGTACTGACCCTGATGTGATTCATCTACAGTCAGAGTAAATGTTGTTGTAGTCTCTGCAGTTTGATTCTTTATTAATGTCTCAGTTTTATACAAACTGAAGTCTACAGAGATGCATGTTGGACTTTTTCTTTAATGTATTCATGTTAAAGAGGGTATCgatcaataaacaaa comes from Hemibagrus wyckioides isolate EC202008001 linkage group LG02, SWU_Hwy_1.0, whole genome shotgun sequence and encodes:
- the LOC131363907 gene encoding protein MAK16 homolog encodes the protein MKIQKRWKSQRDKKNDSQRAKNTYEIETDEEGAYKNVEIFSYQLDESEDSDHDYIYVEADEERSDADDDYINVKADEERSDADDDYINVKADEERSDADDDYINVDAVEQGSDMDNDYEAVV